One region of Glycine max cultivar Williams 82 chromosome 9, Glycine_max_v4.0, whole genome shotgun sequence genomic DNA includes:
- the LOC100306297 gene encoding protein phosphatase inhibitor 2 isoform 2 (isoform 2 is encoded by transcript variant 2) — protein MKGRVRWDEANIGEIEANKPVRQKITEPKTPYHPMIDDDSSLSPVRGSFDACIDNENRAEAIWSALNDVASSSRRGTGQSGGWTSSEDEPEAMEQDDDDRNLSFKEHRKAHYDEFLKVKELQETGSLEDESDEDHNSQPSKAEKCESSSLSHSVKEMVIEGKKSSTPPANGS, from the exons ATGAA GGGACGTGTAAGGTGGGATGAGGCTAATATTGGAGAAATTGAGGCAAACAAACCTGTGAGGCAGAAAATTACTGAGCCTAAGACTCCATATCATCCTATGATTGATGATGACA GTTCTCTATCTCCTGTACGAGGAAGTTTTGATGCATGTATTGATAATGAAAATCGTGCTGAAGCAATATGGAGTGCTCTGAATGATGTAGCCTCCAGTAGCAGAAGAGGCACTGGACAATCTGGTGGTTGGACATCATCTGAGGATGAGCCAGAAGCAATGGAGCAAGATGATGATG ATAGGAACTTGAGTTTTAAAGAGCACAGAAAGGCCCACTATGATGAATTTCTTAAAGTCAAAGAGCTGCAAGAGACGGGTTCTCTTGAGGATGAAAGTGACGAGGATCATAATTCTCAACCCAGTAAGGCGGAGAAATGTGAGTCGTCTTCACTGAGTCATAGTGTAAAAGAGATGGTCATTGAGGGTAAGAAGTCTTCAACGCCTCCAGCTAATGGTTCTTAG
- the LOC100306297 gene encoding protein phosphatase inhibitor 2 isoform 1 (isoform 1 is encoded by transcript variant 1), producing the protein MKGRVRWDEANIGEIEANKPVRQKITEPKTPYHPMIDDDSSLSPVRGSFDACIDNENRAEAIWSALNDVASSSRRGTGQSGGWTSSEDEPEAMEQDDDDSETDRNLSFKEHRKAHYDEFLKVKELQETGSLEDESDEDHNSQPSKAEKCESSSLSHSVKEMVIEGKKSSTPPANGS; encoded by the exons ATGAA GGGACGTGTAAGGTGGGATGAGGCTAATATTGGAGAAATTGAGGCAAACAAACCTGTGAGGCAGAAAATTACTGAGCCTAAGACTCCATATCATCCTATGATTGATGATGACA GTTCTCTATCTCCTGTACGAGGAAGTTTTGATGCATGTATTGATAATGAAAATCGTGCTGAAGCAATATGGAGTGCTCTGAATGATGTAGCCTCCAGTAGCAGAAGAGGCACTGGACAATCTGGTGGTTGGACATCATCTGAGGATGAGCCAGAAGCAATGGAGCAAGATGATGATG ATTCTGAAACAGATAGGAACTTGAGTTTTAAAGAGCACAGAAAGGCCCACTATGATGAATTTCTTAAAGTCAAAGAGCTGCAAGAGACGGGTTCTCTTGAGGATGAAAGTGACGAGGATCATAATTCTCAACCCAGTAAGGCGGAGAAATGTGAGTCGTCTTCACTGAGTCATAGTGTAAAAGAGATGGTCATTGAGGGTAAGAAGTCTTCAACGCCTCCAGCTAATGGTTCTTAG
- the LOC100306297 gene encoding protein phosphatase inhibitor 2 isoform X2 → MIDDDSSLSPVRGSFDACIDNENRAEAIWSALNDVASSSRRGTGQSGGWTSSEDEPEAMEQDDDDSETDRNLSFKEHRKAHYDEFLKVKELQETGSLEDESDEDHNSQPSKAEKCESSSLSHSVKEMVIEGKKSSTPPANGS, encoded by the exons ATGATTGATGATGACA GTTCTCTATCTCCTGTACGAGGAAGTTTTGATGCATGTATTGATAATGAAAATCGTGCTGAAGCAATATGGAGTGCTCTGAATGATGTAGCCTCCAGTAGCAGAAGAGGCACTGGACAATCTGGTGGTTGGACATCATCTGAGGATGAGCCAGAAGCAATGGAGCAAGATGATGATG ATTCTGAAACAGATAGGAACTTGAGTTTTAAAGAGCACAGAAAGGCCCACTATGATGAATTTCTTAAAGTCAAAGAGCTGCAAGAGACGGGTTCTCTTGAGGATGAAAGTGACGAGGATCATAATTCTCAACCCAGTAAGGCGGAGAAATGTGAGTCGTCTTCACTGAGTCATAGTGTAAAAGAGATGGTCATTGAGGGTAAGAAGTCTTCAACGCCTCCAGCTAATGGTTCTTAG
- the LOC100806940 gene encoding cytochrome P450 736A117 has translation MLTSLENSSSWFFLPLMVAFTLFVLCSVHNLLSKWNNSSNTAIPKKTTPPSPPKLPIIGNLHQLGTLTHRTLQSLAQTYGPLMLLHFGKMPVLVVSTAEAAREVMKTHDLVFSNRPHRKMFDILLYGSKDVASSPYGNYWRQIRSICVLHLLSAKKVQSFGAVREEEISIMMEKIRQCCSSLMPVNLSDLFSTLSNDIVCRVALGRRYSGEGGSNLREPMNEMMELLGSSVIGDFIPWLEWLGRVNGICGRAERVFKQLDEFFDEVVDEHVNKRDHDDDVDGEAQNDFVDILLSIQRTNAVGFEIDRTTIKALILDMFVAGTETTTSILGWVVTELLRHPIVMQKLQAEVRNVVGDRTPITEEDLSSMHYLKAVIKETFRLHPPVPLLLPRESMQDTKVMGYDIGTGTQIIVNAWAIARDPSYWDQPEDFQPERFLNSSIDVKGHDFQLIPFGAGRRSCPGLIFSMAMIEKLLANLVHKFNWKIPSGVVGEQTMDMTEATGITSQRKFPLVAVSSIPSYIHMK, from the exons ATGTTAACCTCTCTTGAAAACTCTTCATCCTGGTTCTTCCTCCCATTAATGGTTGCTTTCACCCTCTTTGTTTTGTGTTCTGTCCACAATCTTTTATCCAAATGGAATAATAGCTCCAACACTGCAATACCCAAGAAAACCACACCACCATCTCCTCCAAAGCTTCCTATAATAGGAAACCTCCATCAACTTGGCACACTCACACACCGCACTCTCCAATCCTTAGCTCAAACCTATGGTCCTTTGATGCTACTTCACTTTGGAAAAATGCCAGTTCTTGTTGTCTCAACTGCTGAGGCTGCACGTGAGGTTATGAAAACACATGACCTCGTTTTCTCCAACAGACCACATCGTAAGATGTTTGATATCCTCTTGTATGGTTCCAAAGATGTGGCATCTTCTCCATATGGCAACTATTGGAGGCAGATAAGGAGTATATGTGTCTTGCATCTTCTCAGTGCCAAAAAGGTTCAATCTTTTGGTGCagtgagagaagaagaaatctccatAATGATGGAGAAGATTAGGCAGTGTTGTTCTTCCTTGATGCCTGTGAATTTATCTGATTTATTTTCTACACTCAGCAATGACATAGTGTGTAGAGTTGCTCTTGGAAGGAGATACAGTGGAGAAGGAGGAAGTAACCTTCGTGAGCCAATGAACGAGATGATGGAGCTATTGGGATCTTCAGTTATAGGGGACTTTATACCTTGGCTTGAATGGTTGGGAAGAGTTAATGGGATATGTGGTAGGGCTGAGAGGGTGTTTAAACAGCTTGATGAGTTTTTTGATGAAGTTGTTGATGAGCATGTTAATAAGAGAGaccatgatgatgatgttgatggTGAAGCCCAAAATGATTTTGTGGACATTTTGTTGTCGATCCAAAGGACAAACGCAGTAGGATTTGAGATTGATAGAACAACTATAAAGGCTTTGATCCTG GATATGTTTGTTGCAGGTACTGAAACTACCACCTCAATCTTAGGGTGGGTGGTGACGGAACTCTTAAGGCACCCAATTGTGATGCAGAAGCTACAAGCTGAGGTAAGGAATGTGGTTGGTGATAGAACTCCCATAACTGAGGAGGATTTGAGTAGCATGCATTACTTGAAGGCAGtgattaaagaaactttccgtTTACACCCGCCAGTTCCTTTATTGCTTCCAAGGGAATCCATGCAAGATACCAAAGTGATGGGCTATGACATTGGAACTGGCACACAAATAATAGTTAATGCTTGGGCAATTGCAAGAGATCCTTCATATTGGGACCAACCTGAAGATTTTCAGCCCGAAAGGTTCTTAAATAGTTCAATAGATGTTAAAGGACATGATTTTCAACTGATCCCATTTGGAGCAGGAAGGAGGAGTTGCCCAGGATTAATATTTTCCATGGCTATGATTGAGAAGTTACTAGCAAACCTTGTTCACAAATTTAATTGGAAAATACCTAGTGGAGTGGTGGGAGAGCAGACAATGGACATGACTGAAGCTACTGGGATAACCAGTCAAAGAAAATTCCCTCTTGTGGCAGTTTCATCTATCCCTAGCTACATACATATGAAGtga